Proteins from a single region of Geothrix sp. PMB-07:
- a CDS encoding DUF4139 domain-containing protein: protein MRTLPIFLAFALVPLQAQVPEVRTTAKDRVGLSVTIYQNGLAAIRDTRRINLPAGPSRLAFSDLVPTLRPKSATLLDPGLGIQVRERNYEFNLLSPASLVEASLGATVGVKNERGVVGQTGRLVSKPLLKRRIGLIATPTIRNVDEDDGSRPITPPPPPPPPIGYEPQLLGEDDDDTEPLWRQDLVILQRRDPKVLLATKDGFLPAKPSAIEFQAIPLGLLASPTIFQFLEAEGARPNDLTLLYTAEQFEWSCHYEATLSTSARELDLRAFARIKNSSGAPLVGTSLQLIAGEPHLVEDPPPEEEELLDGVPGGVIGGVVGGVVDGPPIFREEKLSEYPLFTLDRPITIEDKQEKQIALLHAENIPVRTTFLVGSAPQDYSTNRFQEDGPLFQLRPPSNPGAIRGWVSRRQPTVYRLGTIQNIKLHQLGRALPKGSVTVRYQDASGVQIALPGSGGHSSEFPQTAPGEDIELMFGPARGLHVDRYGTSCKSAITKPHRNSQGRLRPQRRWIYSVQIHLKNDLDEVANITVREPLKTDWELKSASHTGHRAGPNAWDFQVRVQPHQVTQLTYTVRTSPEEISSQTATPDVEDPESEALEANESSTASNIP from the coding sequence ATGCGCACTCTCCCCATCTTCTTGGCTTTCGCGCTGGTGCCCCTCCAGGCCCAGGTGCCGGAGGTCCGCACCACAGCCAAGGATCGCGTCGGACTGAGCGTCACCATCTACCAGAACGGCCTCGCCGCCATCCGCGACACCCGACGTATCAACTTGCCCGCAGGCCCCAGCCGCCTGGCCTTCTCCGACCTGGTGCCTACCCTGCGCCCAAAAAGCGCCACGCTGCTGGACCCAGGCCTTGGCATCCAGGTGCGGGAACGCAACTACGAGTTCAACCTGCTCAGCCCGGCCTCGTTGGTGGAGGCCAGCCTGGGTGCGACCGTGGGGGTCAAGAACGAAAGGGGCGTGGTGGGTCAAACGGGGAGACTCGTTTCCAAACCACTCCTGAAGAGACGAATCGGGCTGATCGCCACTCCAACCATTCGAAATGTCGATGAAGATGATGGATCCAGGCCAATCACGCCGCCTCCACCTCCCCCGCCACCAATAGGATATGAGCCCCAGTTACTAGGAGAAGATGACGACGACACGGAACCTCTCTGGCGGCAGGATCTTGTCATTCTGCAACGGAGGGACCCAAAAGTCCTCCTGGCCACCAAGGACGGCTTTCTTCCCGCTAAACCCTCAGCCATTGAATTCCAGGCGATTCCTCTAGGGCTTCTAGCCTCACCGACCATTTTCCAATTTCTGGAGGCTGAAGGAGCACGTCCGAACGATCTCACACTCCTCTACACCGCCGAGCAATTCGAATGGTCTTGCCACTACGAGGCCACGTTAAGCACCTCTGCCAGAGAACTGGACCTCCGCGCCTTCGCTAGGATCAAAAATTCGAGCGGTGCACCTCTGGTCGGAACCAGCCTTCAATTGATTGCAGGTGAACCCCATCTGGTTGAAGACCCACCCCCTGAGGAAGAGGAGTTATTGGATGGCGTCCCAGGTGGAGTCATCGGCGGCGTGGTGGGGGGAGTCGTGGACGGCCCCCCGATTTTCCGGGAGGAAAAGCTCTCGGAATACCCACTCTTCACCCTGGATCGACCAATCACGATTGAAGACAAACAGGAAAAACAAATAGCCCTGCTGCATGCCGAGAACATCCCCGTTCGCACAACATTTCTGGTTGGCAGTGCCCCACAGGACTATTCGACAAATCGCTTTCAGGAGGATGGGCCACTTTTCCAACTCCGGCCACCGTCCAATCCCGGTGCGATCAGAGGCTGGGTTTCTCGCAGACAACCGACCGTCTATCGCTTGGGGACGATTCAAAATATCAAATTGCACCAGCTGGGTCGGGCGCTTCCAAAGGGATCGGTAACAGTTCGCTACCAGGATGCCTCTGGCGTTCAAATTGCCCTTCCTGGCAGTGGAGGCCACTCTTCCGAGTTCCCTCAGACGGCTCCCGGGGAGGACATCGAACTTATGTTTGGTCCCGCTCGTGGCCTTCATGTGGATCGGTACGGAACCTCATGCAAATCCGCCATCACAAAACCGCACCGTAACAGCCAGGGCAGGCTACGCCCTCAACGCCGTTGGATCTACAGCGTTCAGATCCACCTCAAGAATGACTTGGATGAGGTCGCTAACATCACAGTCCGAGAACCCCTCAAGACTGATTGGGAATTGAAATCAGCCAGCCACACGGGGCATAGGGCAGGCCCAAACGCGTGGGACTTCCAGGTGAGGGTCCAGCCCCATCAGGTGACCCAATTGACCTACACGGTTCGGACTTCGCCTGAAGAGATCTCGTCCCAGACTGCTACACCCGATGTCGAAGATCCGGAATCAGAGGCACTCGAAGCGAATGAGTCCTCTACAGCTTCAAACATTCCTTGA
- a CDS encoding IS5 family transposase (programmed frameshift) encodes MARTFLTERMWARLEPLLPSEQGGMGRPRLDNRPIVEAILWKHRTGAPWRDLPESFGPWNTVFTRFNRWNRSGVWQRVLEALRGEADCEWVMVDGTVICAHQHAAGAKGGPTFQGLGRSRGGFSTKVHLIGDAHGNPVDFVLTPGQSHESKQLGSLLMGREAGAVLGDRAYDGKSCRDQIAPIGAEAVVPPHPCRKDPAAFDKHFYKARHAVENLFAKLKQYRSLATRYDKTMRNYSAMVAIACVLTWLRL; translated from the exons GTGGCGAGAACTTTTCTGACTGAACGAATGTGGGCCAGGCTAGAGCCTCTGCTGCCGAGCGAGCAGGGTGGAATGGGGCGCCCTCGCCTGGACAATCGCCCCATCGTTGAAGCGATCCTCTGGAAGCACAGAACGGGAGCGCCCTGGAGAGATTTGCCTGAATCCTTCGGACCTTGGAACACGGTCTTCACGCGCTTCAATCGGTGGAATCGGAGCGGAGTCTGGCAGCGGGTCCTCGAAGCCCTTCGAGGTGAAGCGGATTGCGAATGGGTCATGGTCGACGGAACCGTTATCTGCGCCCATCAGCATGCGGCTGGTGCAAAAGGGGGACCTACAT TCCAAGGGCTTGGCCGCTCGCGCGGCGGTTTCTCGACCAAAGTCCACCTGATCGGGGATGCCCACGGCAACCCCGTCGATTTCGTGCTGACACCAGGCCAGTCGCACGAGAGCAAGCAACTCGGAAGCCTATTAATGGGCCGGGAGGCCGGGGCTGTTCTCGGTGATCGTGCCTACGACGGAAAGTCCTGCCGGGATCAGATCGCGCCTATTGGAGCAGAGGCAGTTGTTCCACCTCATCCATGCAGGAAGGATCCAGCCGCCTTCGATAAGCATTTCTACAAGGCCCGCCACGCCGTCGAGAACCTGTTCGCGAAGCTCAAACAATACCGAAGCCTCGCTACCCGTTACGACAAAACCATGCGCAACTACAGCGCCATGGTCGCCATTGCCTGTGTCCTTACCTGGCTCCGACTTTGA
- a CDS encoding YggS family pyridoxal phosphate-dependent enzyme, with the protein MSLRDRIEGLRARIRKACEASGRDPASIELLPVSKKQPLALIREAAGSGFARFGENYVQEGADKATAALDLQFVLLGPLQRNKAKPALQHFAEIQSLDRPDLAERLRRLAEELDVVRPVWIQVDLWDESTKQGGCSEADLPALLAALGGDARLPLRGLMAIPPPQDAGAFTQLADLRDHLQQDLGQPLRLSMGMSGDLETAIAAGSDQIRIGTAFFGERVYTPR; encoded by the coding sequence GTGAGCCTCCGGGATCGCATCGAGGGCCTACGGGCCCGCATCCGCAAGGCCTGCGAAGCCTCGGGACGCGATCCTGCCAGCATCGAACTGCTGCCCGTGTCTAAAAAGCAGCCGCTGGCACTCATCCGCGAGGCGGCGGGTTCTGGCTTCGCTCGCTTCGGTGAGAACTACGTGCAGGAAGGCGCCGACAAGGCCACAGCCGCCCTCGACCTGCAGTTCGTCCTGCTGGGCCCGTTGCAGCGGAACAAGGCCAAGCCCGCTCTTCAGCACTTCGCGGAAATCCAGAGCCTGGACCGGCCCGATCTGGCCGAGCGCTTGCGCCGCCTGGCCGAAGAACTCGACGTGGTGCGCCCCGTCTGGATCCAGGTGGACCTCTGGGACGAGTCCACCAAGCAGGGTGGCTGCTCCGAAGCCGACCTGCCCGCCCTGCTCGCAGCGCTGGGCGGCGACGCGCGCCTGCCCCTGCGGGGCCTCATGGCCATCCCACCGCCTCAGGATGCAGGGGCATTCACCCAGCTGGCCGACCTCCGCGATCACCTGCAGCAGGACCTGGGCCAGCCCCTGCGCCTGAGCATGGGTATGAGCGGTGACCTGGAGACGGCCATCGCCGCGGGCTCCGATCAGATCCGAATCGGCACGGCCTTCTTCGGCGAGCGGGTCTACACTCCTCGGTGA
- a CDS encoding zinc ribbon domain-containing protein: MEPLTTLRDLQATLDYLATIQRELSNLPPDLAILDSRVKSTEKQIAEKTKALETAKAQIQVKAKELIQAQKDEDRARAAVKSTSQKVQYTAAIRELDEKERLKAAVSKPLKTLETTIQTLESTLSALEAQRIAAQAQFDELHSVFLDEHANQVEGRKQLLAKQATLEAKLTPAEVARFHRLANARQGKAVVVVENGACSGCNVKLRGPIFFQLKEGKTLITCESCGRTLFLP, translated from the coding sequence ATGGAACCACTGACCACCCTGCGCGACCTGCAAGCCACCTTGGACTACCTGGCGACCATCCAGCGCGAGTTGTCAAACCTGCCCCCGGACCTGGCCATTCTGGATTCCAGGGTCAAGTCCACCGAGAAGCAGATCGCCGAGAAGACCAAGGCCCTGGAGACAGCCAAGGCCCAGATTCAGGTCAAGGCCAAGGAACTGATCCAGGCCCAGAAGGATGAAGACCGGGCCCGGGCCGCGGTCAAGTCCACCAGCCAGAAGGTGCAGTACACCGCCGCCATTCGCGAACTGGACGAGAAGGAGCGGCTGAAGGCCGCCGTCTCCAAGCCCCTGAAAACCCTGGAAACCACCATTCAAACCCTGGAATCGACCCTGTCCGCCCTGGAGGCCCAGCGCATCGCAGCCCAGGCCCAGTTTGACGAGCTCCACTCCGTATTCCTCGATGAGCATGCCAACCAGGTGGAGGGCCGCAAGCAGCTCCTGGCCAAGCAGGCGACCCTGGAGGCAAAGCTGACCCCGGCCGAAGTGGCCCGGTTCCACCGCCTGGCCAATGCCCGCCAGGGCAAGGCCGTGGTCGTGGTGGAGAACGGCGCCTGCTCGGGCTGCAACGTGAAGCTCCGCGGCCCCATTTTCTTCCAGCTCAAGGAAGGCAAAACCCTCATCACCTGCGAATCCTGCGGGCGAACCCTCTTCCTGCCGTGA
- a CDS encoding co-chaperone GroES, which translates to MAIQPLSDRVVLKRVDAAETVKGGIIIPDTAKEKPMEAEVVAVGEGKINENGTRNPMSVKAGQKVLIGKYSGTEVKIDGIDHVIVREDEILAIVG; encoded by the coding sequence ATGGCCATCCAGCCCCTGTCTGATCGCGTCGTGCTGAAGCGCGTCGACGCCGCCGAAACCGTCAAGGGCGGCATCATCATCCCCGACACCGCCAAGGAGAAGCCCATGGAGGCTGAAGTGGTGGCCGTCGGCGAGGGCAAGATCAACGAGAACGGCACCCGCAATCCCATGTCCGTCAAGGCTGGCCAGAAGGTCCTGATCGGCAAGTACAGCGGCACCGAAGTGAAGATCGACGGCATCGATCACGTCATCGTGCGCGAAGACGAAATCCTCGCGATCGTCGGCTAA